The Halorussus rarus genome includes the window GAAGGCCATCGGCCGCGGCTTCGCGCCCGACGAGGCCCTCACGCTGCTCGACGACGACATGATGATGTTCGACGTCATCGACATCGACGCCGCCGCCCGGAACAAGAACGACCTCGAGCGCCAGAAGGGCCGACTCATCGGCGAGAACGGCCGGACCCGCGAGCTCATGGAGGAGCTGACCGGCGCGAGCGTCGTCATCTACGGCACCACCCTCGGCGTCATCGGCACCCCCAAGCAGGTCGACGTGGTCCGGAGCGCCGCCGAGATGATCCTCGACGGCGCGCCCCACGGGTCGGTGTACTCGTTCCTCGAACGCAAGCGCAACGAGATGAAGCGCCAGGGGATGGAGTTCCACCAGTTCCCGGGGTAGACCGGGTACCTTCTTCTACAGCAGTTCCTCGGGGGAAGCCTGACAGAGTACGTCGTGGCTTCGTTTCCGAAGGCCTCGCCCGCGGTGAACACCGAGAGGCGAACTGCGTCTCCCGAGGTGTTACGGGTCGGAGATTCGCTACAGCCCGAAAACCGTCGGTTTTCGAGGATCACACTCGCGTCGCTCGCGTGACCGCGACCGGGCGGCCTCTTTCAGTTCACCCGAACGGCGGTTCGTTCCACCAGCCCGATTCCGATTGACTGTCACACCCGGCGTTAGCATTTCAAACGCGCTCGGGTGGTGTCAGTGGCCCGTCTCCGGGAGCCTCCGACTGGCGGACGTGTCATCGAGCAATCGGGGTGAAAACCCGGTTCCCGCCATCGGAATCGGACGTCTCTCCCGCCGAACCGGCGGCTTACATCATGCACTATAAAACCCCATGTGCGAATAGTTCACACAAGATGTGTCGGCTCTTGTGCATGGCGTTCTGTCGGAGGTTAGGGAAACCTTTATGTAGAATGGCAATCAATCATTGCGATGAACATGGCACAACGAATGGGCAACCAGCCGATGATCGTACTTTCCGAGGACAGCCAGCGCACCCAGGGGAAGGATGCGCAGTCGATGAACATCACCGCCGGGACGGCAGTCGCCGAGGCCGTCCGGACCACGCTCGGCCCGAAAGGGATGGACAAGATGCTCGTCGACTCGACGGGCGAGGTCGTCGTCACGAACGACGGCGTCACCATCCTGAAGGAGATGGACATCGAGCACCCCGCGGCCAACATGGTCGTCGAGGTCTCCGAGACCCAGGAGGACGAGGTCGGCGACGGGACGACCACCGCGGTCGTCGTCGCCGGTGAGCTCCTCGAGAAGGCCGAGGACCTCCTCGAACAGGACATCCACGCCACCACCCTCGCGCAGGGGTACCGCCAGGCCTCCGAGAAGGCCAAGGAGCTCCTCGAGGAGAAGGCCATCGACGTCGACGCCGACGACACCGAGACCCTCGAGAAGATCGCGTCGACGGCGATGACCGGCAAGGGCGCGGAGAACGCCAAGGAGATGCTCTCCGAGCTCGTCGTGCGCGCGGTCCAGAGCGTCGCCGACGAGGAGGGCATCGACACGGACAACGTCAAGGTCGAGACGGTCGTCGGCGGCTCCATCGACCAGTCCGAGCTCGTCGAGGGCGTCATCGTGGACAAGGAGCGCGTCCACGAGAACATGCCCTACTTCGTCGAGGACGCCAACGTCGCGCTGCTCGACGACGCCCTCGAGATCCAGGAGACCGAGATCGACGCCGAGGTCAACGTCACCGACCCCGACCAGCTCCAGCAGTTCCTCGACCAGGAGGAGGAGCAGCTCCGCGAGATGGTCGACAAGCTCGAGGAAGTCGGCACCGACGTCGTCTTCGTCGACGGCGGCATCGACGACATGGCCCAGCACTTCCTCGCGGAAGCGGGCATCATCGCGGTCCGCCGCGCCAAGTCCGACGACCTGAGCAAGCTCGCCCGCTCGACCGGTGCGAACATCGTCAGCAACGTCGACGACATCGAGGCCGACGACCTCGGCTTCGCGGGCTCGGTCGCCCAGAAGGACGTCGGCGGCGACCAGCGCATCTTCGTCGAGGACGTCGAGGAGGCCAAGTCCGTCAGCCTCATCCTGCGCGGCGGCACCGAGCACGTCGTCGACGAGGTCGAGCGCGCCATCGAGGACAGCCTCGGCGTCGTGCGCGTCACCCTCGAGGACGGCAAGGTCGTCCCCGGCGGCGGCGCGCCCGAGACCGAGCTCGCGCTCGAACTCCGCGACTACGCCGACTCCGTGGGCGGCCGCGAGCAGCTCGCCGTCGAGGCGTTCGCCGACACCCTCGAGGTCATCCCGCGCACCCTCGCCGAGAACGCGGGCCTCGACCCCATCGACAGCCTGGTCGACCTCCGCAGCAGGCACGACGGCGGCGAGTTCAACTCGGGTCTCGACGCCTACACCGGCGAGGTCGTCGACATGGAGGAGGACGGCGTCGTCGAGCCCCTCCGCGTGAAGACCCAGGCCATCGAGTCCGCCACCGAGGCGGCCGTCATGCTGCTGCGCATCGACGACGTCATCGCCGCGGGCGACCTGAAGGGCGGTCAGGTCGACGGCGACGACGGCGGCGACGGCGGTCCCGGTGCCGGCGGCCCCGGCGGCGGCATGGGCGGCGGCATGGGCGGCATGGGCGGTATGGGCGGCATGGGCGGTGCGATGTGAAGTAGGCCGAACGCCCGCTCGCTGCGCCACCCGACCCGCACCGACCGACCAACCGTCGAACCGCGCGGCGTCGACCGACGCCGCATCTCGGACCCATTCGAATCGCTTTTTTCGCGTCCCCCTCGCCGAACAGCACCCGCCGCGCGTCACCCCCTGATCCGAACCCGCCGACGACAGTCGGAGTCGAGCGCACGGAGGACCTTCCGACGAGCCCGCGACCGCCGACCGCGGCGACCCGCCGACCGATCAGTCGTCCGGTTTCTGGTCCACCTCGAACGCGTCGTCGTCGAAGCCGACCAGGCTCCGGAGCAAGACGAGGACCGGGAACACCTCGAGGCGGCCGGCCCACATCACGGCCACCAGCGTGAGTTTGGCCGCGGTCGGCATCCCCGCGCCCGTGATGCCGGTCGTGAGCCCGACCGCGCTGACCGCGCTGGCGACGTCGAAGATGACGTGCGCGAGTGGAGTCGAGTCGGGCATGACCACGGTGAGCGCGAGGACGCCGAAGACGAACGTCCCGAACCACAGGAACGCCACGAACGACGCGTCGTCGTAGTTGGACGCGGCGTGGCGGGTGCTGATGGAACCGATGTACGACGACTCGCTGGCCGCCGCGTCCCGGTACGCCGTGTCGCCGCCGGGGAAGAACACGTTCGTCACCCTGTGCCACGTCCCATTGACGAGGCTGATTCCCCGGATCACCTTGATCCCCGCCGCGGTCGAGCCCATGGCACCGCCGACGAACATCCCGAGGGTCACGACGACGAGCGAAGCGGTCGGCCACGAGCCCACCGACGCGGTGGCGAACCCGGCGCACGTCATCGCCGACACGAACTGGAACGTCCCGTGCAGGACGGCCGTCCCGACCGACGGGTACGTCACGTCGAGCGCGAGCAGTCCGACGACCGCGACCGACCCGACCCAGAGCGACACCCACAACCACCGCGACTGGAGGTCGACGTAGAACTCCCGGAGGTTCCCTCGGAGCGCCAGGTAGTACACCGGAACCGGGATAGCTCCGACCGCCATGATGGGTATCAGCGCGGCCTGCACGGGGACGCCGTAGCCTGCGACGCTCGCGTCGGTGACCGTGAATCCGCCGGTCGAGATGGCGGTCATGCCGTGGTTGAGCGCCGCCCACGCCGACATCCCGACCGCCCGAAGGACCGCGACCGACGCGACCGTGGCGATCGAGAACGCGAGCAGCATCGCGCGCGGGTCGGCCGGTCGAAGCTCCATCTCACCGACGGGAATCTCGATCTCGTAGTAGTGCGCGAGCGGGCCGGTCGACTCGAACACCAACACGACCAGGACGACGATGCCGACACCGCCGATCCACTGGAGGAGCGACCGCCAGAACTGGAGCGTCGCCGGCAGCCGGTTCTCGTGGGGCGTCACCGTGAGCCCCGTGCCGGTGAGCCCGCTCACCGCCTCGAACAGCGCGTTGGCCGGCGACCGGAACGCGGCGATGGTCGACGAGAGCGGCGGCGCCGACGCCAGCGTCGGCCGGAGCACGACCGTCCACGCGACCGAGAGGAACGGGAGCGCGGCGAACGCGCCGACGACGAGCCAGACGGCCGCGGCCGACGCGTAGCTCAGCGCCTTGTCGCGGGACTCCGGAGCGGTGCCCGCCCGTTTGAACCCGACGCCCGCGAGGAACGTCGCGAGCGCCGAACCCAGAACGCCGGGCGCGGCGTAGTACTCGCCGCTGAGGAGCGAGACGACGACCAGCGACGCGACGACGCCACTGAAGTACTCGAGCGCCCGGCCGGCGTTCCACAACGTGGTGCGGCGGTCCCACCCCATCCTCCACCCGGGATTGGAGCTAGACGCTTGTAAGCTGCGTGTCCGCGGGCCTCAGAACTCGCTCAGCACCGTGTTCGAGACCAGTTCCGAGACGCCGCGGCGGACGCGCTCGGAGGCCGACTGGCCGCTGATGTCGAGCTCCTCGCCCAGGTCGTCCAGCCCCACGTCCCGGGGCACCTCGAAGTAGCCCACGCGCTCGGCGGTCACCAGCGCCCGCCGCTGCTCGGGGCTCAGGCCGTACTCGTCCTCGAGCGGCCCCTCCCCGGGCGTGTAGAGCCGGTGGAGCCGGAACTCGACGTCCCTGTCGAGGCAGGCCCGGCGCATCTCGACCACCGAGTCCCGGTCGGGGAACCGGACCCGTCGATTCCAGCCGTCGGTCGACCCCGTGGCGGCCATCGGCGACGCGCCGAGCCGCTGGTAGATGGGGTAGATGGGCCGGATGCGCTCGGCGTCGAGTCGCGCGCGGTAGAGCCTCCGGCCGCCGAGCTCCTCGACGACGTCGTGGTCCCGGACCGTCTCGTCGCCGACGAGTCCCGCCTCCAGCCGCTCGAAGTCGCCGCCGGCCGCCCAGAACGTCATCTGGGGCGCGTCGGAACCGGCCGCCAGCTGGTGTTCGAGTTCGACGGTCGCCTCCGGGGCGGCGTCGAGCGCCGACGCCAGCGCGAGTTCCGGGGACCGGAGGGAGAACTCGGCGATGAGACTCATTGGGAGCTAGCTACGGTCGGTTACTTGAAATACTATCGGTCGGAAATCTATCGCGGGCGAGTCGTCGCCGAGCGGGCGCTACTCGACGTCGAGTTCGAACTGCTCGTGTTCGCTGGCGGCGTTGAGCACGACGCTCGTGTTGCTCTCCTTGATGTCGGGGTCGGTGAGCAGGCTCTTGATGCCGCGGTTCATCCCGTCGGTGTCGGTGAACTTCCCGACCGCGATGATGTCGTAGTCGCCGGTGACCTCGTAGACGCTGATCATCTGGTCGTGGTTCCGGAGCGTCTCGGTCACGTCGGGCAGGGCGTTGCCCTCGACCTTGAGCTGGATGATGGCGGTCACGTCGTAGCCAAGCGCGTCGTAGTCGAGCTTGGGCGTGTACCCCTCGATGATGCCCTCCGACTCGAGGTCCTTGAGGTGGTTCGAGACGGTCGTCACCGACACGTCGAGGTCCTCCGCGAGGCTCCGGAGACTGGCGCGTCCGTCGCCCAGGAGTTCATTCACCAACTTCGCGTCGAGGTTTTCGTACGTCATTACGCTTACCGACGTAGCCCACCCTTTAGAATTTTACGAATATCCAATTCTCGGCCGACAGACGCAGAATTGCGCAGACCAATAACGTTTTAGTCATTCACGTAGTCCTGAAAGACGACGACAAAAATGACGGATGGACAAATCGCAGCCAGCAAAGAATCGGAGTTGACCGACGCCGAGCAGGACGTTCTCGACCAGATCGAGGAGGAGAACGTCGACTTCGTCCGCCTCCAGTTCACCGACATCACCGGGACCGTGAAGAACGTTAGCGTTCCGGCATCCCAGGTCGAGAAGGCGTTCGAGGAGGGCATCTGGTTCGACGGCTCCTCCATCGAGGGGTTCGTCCGGATCCAGGAGAGCGACATGCGGCTCGAACCGGACCCCGAGACGTTCGCGATCCTGCCGTGGCGCTCGAACGGCGACAGCGCGAGCGCCCGGCTGATCTGCGACGTGGTCAACACCGACGGCACGCCGTTCGAGGGCGGCCCCCGCCAGGTCCTCAAGAGCGTGCTCGCGGAGGCCGAGGAGATGGGCTACGAGGTCAGCATCGGTCCGGAGCCCGAGTTCTTCCTGTTCGAGAAGGACGAGGAGGGGAAGGCGACCACCACGCCCCACGACTCGGGCGGCTACTTCGACCTCGCGCCCA containing:
- a CDS encoding helix-turn-helix domain-containing protein — its product is MSLIAEFSLRSPELALASALDAAPEATVELEHQLAAGSDAPQMTFWAAGGDFERLEAGLVGDETVRDHDVVEELGGRRLYRARLDAERIRPIYPIYQRLGASPMAATGSTDGWNRRVRFPDRDSVVEMRRACLDRDVEFRLHRLYTPGEGPLEDEYGLSPEQRRALVTAERVGYFEVPRDVGLDDLGEELDISGQSASERVRRGVSELVSNTVLSEF
- the lrp gene encoding HTH-type transcriptional regulator Lrp, with the translated sequence MTYENLDAKLVNELLGDGRASLRSLAEDLDVSVTTVSNHLKDLESEGIIEGYTPKLDYDALGYDVTAIIQLKVEGNALPDVTETLRNHDQMISVYEVTGDYDIIAVGKFTDTDGMNRGIKSLLTDPDIKESNTSVVLNAASEHEQFELDVE
- the thsA gene encoding thermosome subunit alpha, giving the protein MGNQPMIVLSEDSQRTQGKDAQSMNITAGTAVAEAVRTTLGPKGMDKMLVDSTGEVVVTNDGVTILKEMDIEHPAANMVVEVSETQEDEVGDGTTTAVVVAGELLEKAEDLLEQDIHATTLAQGYRQASEKAKELLEEKAIDVDADDTETLEKIASTAMTGKGAENAKEMLSELVVRAVQSVADEEGIDTDNVKVETVVGGSIDQSELVEGVIVDKERVHENMPYFVEDANVALLDDALEIQETEIDAEVNVTDPDQLQQFLDQEEEQLREMVDKLEEVGTDVVFVDGGIDDMAQHFLAEAGIIAVRRAKSDDLSKLARSTGANIVSNVDDIEADDLGFAGSVAQKDVGGDQRIFVEDVEEAKSVSLILRGGTEHVVDEVERAIEDSLGVVRVTLEDGKVVPGGGAPETELALELRDYADSVGGREQLAVEAFADTLEVIPRTLAENAGLDPIDSLVDLRSRHDGGEFNSGLDAYTGEVVDMEEDGVVEPLRVKTQAIESATEAAVMLLRIDDVIAAGDLKGGQVDGDDGGDGGPGAGGPGGGMGGGMGGMGGMGGMGGAM
- a CDS encoding KH domain-containing protein; translation: MQHVKIPQDRIGVLIGEGGETMREIESRAEVRLDIDSENGKVEVEKTGDPVRGLKGPEIVKAIGRGFAPDEALTLLDDDMMMFDVIDIDAAARNKNDLERQKGRLIGENGRTRELMEELTGASVVIYGTTLGVIGTPKQVDVVRSAAEMILDGAPHGSVYSFLERKRNEMKRQGMEFHQFPG
- a CDS encoding TrkH family potassium uptake protein, coding for MGWDRRTTLWNAGRALEYFSGVVASLVVVSLLSGEYYAAPGVLGSALATFLAGVGFKRAGTAPESRDKALSYASAAAVWLVVGAFAALPFLSVAWTVVLRPTLASAPPLSSTIAAFRSPANALFEAVSGLTGTGLTVTPHENRLPATLQFWRSLLQWIGGVGIVVLVVLVFESTGPLAHYYEIEIPVGEMELRPADPRAMLLAFSIATVASVAVLRAVGMSAWAALNHGMTAISTGGFTVTDASVAGYGVPVQAALIPIMAVGAIPVPVYYLALRGNLREFYVDLQSRWLWVSLWVGSVAVVGLLALDVTYPSVGTAVLHGTFQFVSAMTCAGFATASVGSWPTASLVVVTLGMFVGGAMGSTAAGIKVIRGISLVNGTWHRVTNVFFPGGDTAYRDAAASESSYIGSISTRHAASNYDDASFVAFLWFGTFVFGVLALTVVMPDSTPLAHVIFDVASAVSAVGLTTGITGAGMPTAAKLTLVAVMWAGRLEVFPVLVLLRSLVGFDDDAFEVDQKPDD